From the Cloeon dipterum chromosome 4, ieCloDipt1.1, whole genome shotgun sequence genome, the window CCGGCCTCTCAAACTCTTCTGTGGACTCCAGTATTCAAGGACTCGTTGGTGGCACTTACCACGGAGTTGGTGcgtaaattaaatgaaaaaatctaattttgtcACTTCCACTTCCTTGTTTGTGAGGAAGAGGTCGGAATGTATTATTATTGGATGATTTATTTGACTGATTTGTCTACAGCAAGTTagtcaaaagtaaattaacgGTTGATAACTTAGATAATTTCAAAGACTATTTTGGAACTAAAGTAACCTGCAGTTTCTTCGGATACTAGCCCGCTCAACAAGAAAGTAATGCCGGTTGCATAGCCTACAGATATatctctctgctctctgcaGTCTGCAGCATTCTGACGGCAAttgataatatatatataaatctAACCTGCtctctaatttaaatcaatgatTATAATTAAGTTAGAAGTAGaattataaaagcaaaaatatttgatttattttaattaattattttttggtatcTTAAATTATCCGACAAACTAACAGAACGTGATAGTATATTCTTACCAGCAGTTTTTCAACTCGTGATTTCAGGAAGGGGAGCTGGAAGTTTAATCGGTGGATTCATGATCAAGGCGATTGGAACGCGGCCGACGTACCAGTTCTTCGCTGCTGCGTGCGCTGCCTTTGCTGCGGCGTACTATCTCTTCCACAAATATTACACACAGAGGCGGCCAACTCGCCAAATGAACGACATCTCGAAGCCAAACGAACCCAAGATACAGATGGAAAAGGTCAAGGAGGAGAATGTGATACCGTCCGAACAAAGCAATGGTGCCGTTATTGacgagaaaaagaaagagccCGATAACAATGAAATCGAAAATCAGGCATTTGAAATCGAGGATGTGGAGAAGAGGTTTAAGGATAATGAGAAAAGGGTGAGCTGATTAATTTTGCCGCGGCAAAATGTGATTCGGCTGTTAATTGAACGCTACTATGAAATGtgcgatattttaaatattactttttatcaatcaatttgtttattaaacacaaGTTTGTGTACAACAGATTCTATTATGTAACAAAATATGCGGTCAGTCATTTGGCTGGCAATTTTGCAGCATGAGTCAGactcatataattttttttcacagctCAAAAAGCGATAGAATTCCATACTCTTATCACAAAGTTTACAGACACAGCCAGGAAGAGCTTCACTatgaaattctttaattttacacagTAGATGGTGAAAGCCGTGACAAGCATGACGTGTTTGCGTGTGCCTGTTTGTGTAGCACACAGCTTTCCAACTCTGGTCAAGGCGTGTCGAAAAACCCCGGCTCAATCAGGAATATCTTAAACCACtggttttgaatgaatttgttATAATTTGTGGTGTGAGGAAGAGCAAATCTATCAGCTAAGTCATCTTCAAACAAACTAGTGTCAGCCAGTTTGTAAGACaatcattacattttataatctatttttacagagttaaatttttaaagaacgGCTTGTGATCATATTTTACCTGGTTGGCAACAAAGTCTAAGTCaagagtgaaattatttttcattgctcCTTTTCCCCTACTGCCTCTTATGGCATAGAAGTTATTTGGCCGTATCTTACTATGAAagattttgaaacattagaGCGAGTCAAAACACGATATTTAAAGAAAGAGCTGGAGATCTCTAAATACAATAGATCGCGTTATGTATATGAACTATTGGCCAAAGactttaacttttttgttaCAGATCTAAGAATGAAATGTGATCTCCCTGAAACTGATAACTATAAgaagttttttaatataaagattaaaaatggaCGCTTGATTTGTGATGCATTTTATGAAACACAAACAATGTTAAATGGGAATTGGAGGGTGCCAAATTTTGAGGATAAACATATGTATTTATTCGATTTGCATGCAATGGATATCACTATTTGTTCTGTTCAATTCAGATGTATCATTATGAACTCCAGGATATTTGTAAATGTTGATTTTGTGGTGAGCAGTGGAAAAagtatcatattttgaaatgtttagcaaaaagaattagtttaagagaaGCGGCAAAGAGttgtaagaattgattgtaggattagtgtcgcacgcgtatgcgtttaataataaattcgataaattcattcattcaattgcaccttttttgcaaataagGATTGtaataaaagttgatttttactCCGAATGAGCGTACTTGTTTATGAAATGACCTCCTAGGGAGCATGGCTAGTGTGAAAAATACAAGTCTTTATTGCAGCGGCGTGTGACCATTGCGATCTTGGCCTGTttggttgaattaaaatgactgGTTTTGTATGGGAACGAATATTTATTGCGGTAGCAGGAGAACATAACCTGTATTAGACGTGTGTAGGAAACATCGTCGGCGCGCATAAATAATTACACTCCTAAAAGGTACAGcgtgaattttattgcttgtttatCCTCTTAAAATTATGCTTATATGAGAAGTGGTGAATTACACCGCGATTTGTGAAAGGACATAATCTTTTCAATGGCGGGAAGGCCATCACGCTCAAAGTTCTGAATACAAAAAGGCCTTAACGTTGCTGGGATTATTTGCAGGTGATGAACCACTTGTATTCGGTGCCCGAGTTGGGTCTACTGCCCAACTGGACGAGCCTGCTCTTCAAGTCGCCTTTCGGTGCGTACATGTAGCCGCCGGTGCGCGCGTGTCTGATCGTCACAATCGAGTTGATCCTGGGCGGGTTGAGCTCCCACAGGTTGCGCATGTCCCTGGTGTTCTGGTAGGAGGCCCTGGTCGCCAAGATGCTCACCTGTCCGGTGGCGTAGTTGACCCCGTGGCTAATGTACTTGTCATCCAGCCGGTTGTTGAACTCGAAGAACGTCTTGCCGCCGACGATCCACCTGCGGAcagaaattatctttttacagaaagaataaaatcacGCCAACATTACTTTTGGAAAACTGCTGAGCAATTTTTTGAGTGATTAAGTGAAGCCGTGGAAAATTTACTCAGGATAATAAAACCGTGCGAgggaaatcaataaattaagatagatgtttaaatattttttctttggataTAAACTTTCGAGATAATTAGAATAAtgattagaataatttaataacaaactAAGCTGATTAAATAGTTGCAAATATGTTCAATGCAGTTTCGGAGCTATTGAAAGTAAAGAtacaattccaatttttctcgaaataatgaatattttggaatGAATTCTGACTGGTAGTGGTTGCATTTAACatgaataaatacaaattttctgtttgatgTTATATGGGTGGAAgaattaaagtaaataatcaattaaaactcgttgatattgtttatttaatttataactcAATAATCTAAGCCTTTCTTTTAAGTAAACGTTTGTTTCGAATActtaagttttattaaaatcgcaATTTCAATGAAAGAGAAACTCACTTGTCAATTCTCCACTGTCCCGCTTCATCAATTTCTTTGACGCCTCCCTTCCTGAGGGAAGTTACCGCTTTGCTTTGGGTGCCGGGGGTGAACTCGAGATAGTCATTGGGATGGGCAAGCACGTTCCTTATGTAGCACGTGCTGCCGACAGGGGTTTTAATCGAACGAGGTGTTTGTCCAAAGACTGGGTAAGCGAATAGGAAGAGGCACAGAGAAACGCTCAACAGCTGCATTGTAGCCCtagaagaataaattaatcgcATGCATTAGTTTGAACATAAAGGCCGaaattttttcctgctctttGTTCATTGaaggttaaatttcaaaaataaatatatgactAGAAAAGGAGCAGAGtcaatacaaattaattctgaagaaagcaattcatatttcaaataaatatattaagcTGTAAATGTTgttctttgtttttttaatatattcaataACACTTGTATGAgggtttattgtttttattacgaaaatttgaaatagatATTAGTGGAAGatcttttatcaaaataccaaagtttttatttgttataaaattttcatttaagttCTTACACAACagaaaaagacaaatttaaaacagaatggagctaattttaaaattcaaaggattctactgatttttatcgatattaaaatttcaaaattgaaagattcCATGATGAGTTAGAATACCTGTTGTTTGGAGCGGAACGGAGTGTCGGGGGAAGCGCTGGCAGACGACTGATCTGTTCTGGGATGCGGGGGTCCAGTTTTATCCGTTCGGCCCGCAATAAATGTCACGGTCACGACAAAAGGAACCAGCAACTCGACACTGGTCGCTTTTCTTGCCCAGCATAAATAATTCGGGTGTGTGCGTGTACCAGAGGAAGGGGAAGAAGTGGAAGGCGAATTTGCGTGCCCAGCGCAGATTAAAAACAATCCAGGAAcgcgaaataaatttctgcccGCGCACGCTCGAGATATTTATTGCAATCACAAAATTGGCGATTTTCCTCTGCGTTTCATTCGCGCCGCCTTATTTATAATGCCGTCCGGTGCGATGACATAATTGCGTGATTTACGCCGGGTTAGTTTCCCCAGCCACGGCCGCGCTGATTTAATTGGATGTGCAATTCTAATTAAGATTTTCTGCTCACCGAGTATGCCTTTATTAGAAGTAATCATGCGACGGGAATTGCACGAGCTGCGCGAAATATGTAAATGAAACCGCGCcatcaaacataaattttcgCACCTACTAACGACCTTTTCAATAACTCTCGCGACCTCTTGAAATTGGAGAGGAACAAGAGAGACGgctttatttattagttttggTATCAGCTCCATGGGCTGGACCACGGAACTGATTATCAGATACCGTGTCtaaattatagaaaatcataatttaggAAGAATTTACAAATAAGCGGATTTGGATGACCGATCGGAGGTCATCTTTTTGCGCAACATTTTTATCGCACTTCCCGATGCAGAAAATAGCCAAATTGACGGTTTTGCAGCCAATTATGTAAATAACATGTTCGCGCATCTTATGCAGAAATTGCTGCACGAAAAGCTATAAAGAACCAGAAATGTGAAATATAGCAATCTTAACTATTATGCAAGAGCTGGAAAAGAACAAGTATGTGTATGGTTATTGATTTTAGTCGgtctaaacaaattttgctcgATGGTTCattgttacattttaaaattcttgaaattagaTAAAGTACATAtgtattaataattcaattttccaaccaaattcttgttttattttattaatgattgcTGCATCTCcaaaattattcagaaaaattcaCAACTGGGACagagcaatttttcttcatagGATGATTCGAATTTGAATCCCATAAATCCCAATTGTGATGCACattgattgaattaattgagtttaaaagaaattcaatcaTTATTCTTGATTTACTCGTTGGCAAAAAAAGGATAGTCCATATCAACTCGGTCATCATTTCAGCTTAAGCATTTGTAGAAACAATGATATGTCAATGGATTTTTGTTACTTCaccattttttgtaaacaatggCAAACTAACTAGGATCAAAGTCGATTGTCATATCCTGTGTTTACCATCCTTATTTCAACTTCCGTTTGCAGTCCTTTTTATAGGTGcacaaaatatcattaaaatgttatttgtcaacaataatttatttataatcagTAAAAATGGGAAGAAATACAAtcgcaaaaaatatgtaaacaaagaaaatttgtaaataaagaaagaaattcataGTGCTGGTTAAAAAAGCAGGATGGGTGGCGGCGACAAGAAAActctaattaattgatttcaaaatcagCGCAGAGCAGTAAAgtcaattattttgcttttctttctttttgtaaTGACTGTCTGTGCACACTTTGTAATTGTTTGTCATCAGCtgaatttctaaatattttcgtctaaaattcacaacccGCAAGAAGTTATAATCTTAGTGTTTAGTGTTCAGAAATTCAGCGTACTTTGAGCTCAAAGCATATTATTCAGTGTACAAATTGCGGGCAAATGACCAGGATGCTACAACTTTATTATGGGCAAGTCGAAgttctgcaattttgcaataaaagttGGGTGCAATTACAGTTTATTGTATCCTCTCCGATTTTTGCATGCACAGCAGTTTCCGTTTTTCTCTGAAGGTCTCCGCTCTGCCCCCGCAAGGCAAAAGAGTCGCGCTCTCATCCCATTAATTATCGTCGACCCGCACCTTccaatatttctttttctgaaataaaacttGCAGGCTTGTCAAATTATCTAATTTAGCCTTTCAACAAAAGATTGTATCTTGTATTATGAATATCAAGGGCGGGGATGgaggagaaatattttgtctaccagctcttttttaatttcccgcaAGGATATTCCAAAAATCTACTAAGTGCGTCCCGTTGAGATGTATTTATGGCCCTGTTCCTAGTTTGAGGCGAGCCGCGGTATTTGCCTTGGGCAGTAATTAAGAACGtgtctttgaaataaatataaaaacaatccAATGTTTTTGTATCGTTGAATAAAACGCGAGTGCCTCTCCTGCCTCCCTCTCAATGCGATTAACAATAGTCTGCGCGCGGGTATGTCCTTTGAGGTGATTTTTGAGAGTGAATTTTCTTGCCAAAGGAGAGACAATGGTgtgttaaatttgttgcaagAATACAAATCTGACAATTTGAATCACCTTTCGCACGGCACTggacaataatttatttaaaaatgcaaatctcATGTTGTATAGCGCATTAAAAGCCAAGTGGAACATAAATTTAGGAATAATAGATTTCACGCAAATGTGTTGTGATATTAAAGCGAAAGACTGTTTTTGCCATCACACCGTTTAGCACAGAATTCGATCGCCATGATCCATGATGAAACTGGCTAGTAATCGCGTCACGGGTAAAAAGTAAAGATCAAAGCATTATGAGCAAAAATCGTAATTCATCGAGGAACTACAAATatatgaatattatttgaaatacatTACAGCAAAACTCataaacatttaattgttGATTAAATGGTTACTTGAACATGAAATAGCAACAGCCAAAATGTATTTCGAAACATAAAATCTATTCacaatttctgatttttggattttaatttaactttgattttaaggttagtttaaatttcataattttagaaaaaaattcagctctattttaaaaattatacctGTGGATATGCCTATGTTTATGAATGAAGCCCCAAATATCAAAATGCATCGTTTTATAGGGCTTTTTGAGTCATTTCATTGAGTCAATTAGCAAATTCgaataaatctttaaaaattgttcttttgtATTCGCTTTTCGCTTTGTgaaatgaagtaaaaaaattaaagtcacCACACAGATTAATTTCTACTTTATTATTAGCttcagttcaaattttgttttaagtaaaatacTGCATAGCTCTTGGAACCTGTTATTAGAgttgaacaaataattaaacaaacctAGAAAGCTATTTAAGCTTCTTTTGTTAGGCGAATTCTTAAAAAAGAGTACATGATGTATTGGCATCGGAGAATAAAGCATTccagcattaaaaaaaatcgacggTTTGGAAAAAGATCGACCTTTGTTGGTCTaatgttattaaaaacataattattgaattatcttttaatttttgtgattaatATTTCTGCGTGATGTAAACATACATTTCTAGAAAATTACGTGGATTAATTCTATCTGACACGCATTGATGAGTCAAAGAGTCACTTGACCTTTAACttctttacaaatttttatctaacaTAATCAAAgagcataattatattttattagctATTATATAAGTtcatgatattatttttagatgtcTTCAGTAACAATTACACACCTATTTCTTGCATTGCCCTGAAGCTGTTAGAATACTTTTGctatagaaaattatttaacgtGTAATTGTAAGTAAAAGTTTTAGAAATGGAGGAGGTATGTATGTTCTTCCTGCGCTGACGTTCCGCTTTGCTAAATGCTCCGACGTAACGCCAATATTTGCATTCCGCTTTATTTGTCTGATTGATTGTTGTTCTTTCTGCTTTGCTTCTAATTAAAGTCAAAAACGTCGCACGTGTGGCGGCGGGCGTCAGCATTGCGGTCCAAAGGCAGCTTAACGGTCGATTGTTTGCCGTCCAATTAACGAGAAGAATATCGCTTTTGCGTTTGCTCTTTCATGTCGGCAGTCGATCGCGCCGGAGGAACAAAGTTGTCGCATCGCTCCTTTGTGGCCGCCGGCAATCAAAAGGGACGGAAAATGATTAACAagcgttttttgttttacgCGGTTGCCTGCGTCTCGCTTGCGGTGGCCGCCGAGGGCAAGTACTACCACATGGCCTTCGCCGGGTTCAGAAAGGACGACCCAACACCCGAGTCTCCCCCACTGGATGATGGGAAGGACAGGATGGGAGTGTTGTATAGGTAAGGACAAATAGAAAGTAGATCAATTTGTactataaaatattgtcaaagCTGAAGAGCGTCAATTGTTGGGCCATgccggatttttttaattcaaatttttaaatcggaaattattcaaaagaagagcaaaaaaaaattacgaaaattacaaAGGATCTCCAGGGATAATTTGTGTCATGGCaaagcagttaaaaaaattctaacttATATATTGACGAAAGTTtaaaggagaaaataaaatgcatcgaTTTTTCTGTTCTTATTTAGAGATCCGAATATTTATCAACCGTCGTACCACCACAAAAAGGTGGTGCCGATCGAGGAAAGCGCAGAAATCGAGACGTACCCCGCCGAGAGCTACCCCATTGAGACGTACTCATCATACACGGAGGCCGAGGCCCCTGAGCCACCACCGTCAAAGGCAGCCCCCGCGGAGCCCGCGGAGAAGCGCCAGCAGCCGTACAGCTACTATTACATTGGCCGCAAGCTGTGGTACATCCCCCTGTACTTCAGCCTGTACTTTGTGATTTACGTGGCCGCGCTGATTATCAGGGCCATCTCGAGGCACAAGGTTACCTTCCCTGACCGCCTACCGCAGGCCAGGGCCCTGGCGGGCAACGCCAAAGACGCCAACTCAAAAGAGACTCTCGACCAGCAGACCGCCGACATTAATCAGATTCTTGAGGACATGCTATTGAAAtatatgtgatttttttctagctcCAATCTCTTTTTTTCTGTCTTTCATGAATTGAagtgtattattttataattctgtTCTATTGccgcatttgcattttgctttGCTTCCAGGAGCTTTCTGCCAATGTCATATTTTATCTAATTGAGTTAAGTTTTTGTGGGTTGTATGAATTAAGCACTAGTTACTGgattgttaatagatggtgaaaacAATACTGTGATCAttgctta encodes:
- the LOC135943062 gene encoding uncharacterized protein LOC135943062, which encodes MQLLSVSLCLFLFAYPVFGQTPRSIKTPVGSTCYIRNVLAHPNDYLEFTPGTQSKAVTSLRKGGVKEIDEAGQWRIDKWIVGGKTFFEFNNRLDDKYISHGVNYATGQVSILATRASYQNTRDMRNLWELNPPRINSIVTIRHARTGGYMYAPKGDLKSRLVQLGSRPNSGTEYKWFITCK
- the LOC135944225 gene encoding uncharacterized protein LOC135944225; this translates as MSAVDRAGGTKLSHRSFVAAGNQKGRKMINKRFLFYAVACVSLAVAAEGKYYHMAFAGFRKDDPTPESPPLDDGKDRMGVLYRDPNIYQPSYHHKKVVPIEESAEIETYPAESYPIETYSSYTEAEAPEPPPSKAAPAEPAEKRQQPYSYYYIGRKLWYIPLYFSLYFVIYVAALIIRAISRHKVTFPDRLPQARALAGNAKDANSKETLDQQTADINQILEDMLLKYM